A genome region from Akkermansiaceae bacterium includes the following:
- the dgt gene encoding dNTP triphosphohydrolase, with product MGNEFYGHFDTERLSGRSDAGDFRTAFQIDRDRVLHTPTFRRLQNKTQVFWSGEYDFYRTRLTHSLEVAQIGKSICAWLLKMDGSLLSESFHIDTDLIEAICLSHDLGHPPFGHAGERTLNHLMAGHGGFEGNAQTLRLLTERIFSARHTGMDPSRAFLDGILKYKTLWTELASAGSPPENHFIYDSQDSFLGWALGGNGFPSELSPGKPRDAFKSIECQIMDWADDTAYSLNDLSDSIRAGFLHIERIEAWAGRNQVDNGPDTPLGELIQAIRKQRVDPFIGKRIGGYIRSTRLERDENFLSGASNRYGYRLVIDASVKAESALFKRLAYDVVFLSPQLKQLEHKGSRMLRQLWELLEARYVRGESIDGQDFQLLPEETVSEIEAAGDGTARARLVCDYLAGMTDGYAARTYKRLFSPDFGSINDL from the coding sequence ATGGGGAACGAATTCTACGGCCACTTCGATACCGAGCGCCTTTCAGGCAGATCCGATGCCGGGGATTTCCGAACGGCCTTCCAGATCGACCGCGACCGCGTCCTCCACACCCCGACCTTCCGGCGCCTGCAGAACAAGACCCAGGTCTTCTGGTCGGGCGAATACGATTTCTACCGCACCCGCCTGACCCACTCGCTGGAGGTCGCTCAGATCGGGAAGTCCATCTGCGCGTGGCTTCTCAAGATGGATGGTTCGCTGCTCTCGGAGAGCTTCCACATCGATACGGATCTCATCGAGGCCATCTGCCTCTCCCATGACCTGGGGCACCCGCCCTTCGGGCACGCCGGGGAAAGGACGCTGAACCACCTGATGGCCGGCCACGGAGGCTTCGAGGGCAATGCGCAGACGCTGCGCCTGCTCACTGAGCGGATTTTTTCCGCAAGGCATACGGGAATGGATCCGTCCCGCGCATTCCTTGACGGGATCCTGAAATACAAGACGCTTTGGACGGAACTCGCCTCCGCAGGCAGCCCTCCGGAAAACCATTTCATCTACGACTCGCAGGACTCGTTCCTCGGATGGGCATTGGGTGGAAATGGTTTCCCGTCCGAGCTTTCACCCGGAAAACCGCGCGACGCGTTCAAATCCATCGAATGCCAGATCATGGACTGGGCGGACGACACAGCCTACTCGCTCAACGACCTCTCCGACAGCATTCGCGCCGGCTTCCTGCATATTGAACGGATCGAGGCATGGGCAGGGCGCAACCAAGTTGACAATGGCCCGGATACGCCGCTCGGAGAACTGATCCAGGCGATCAGGAAACAGCGGGTCGACCCTTTCATCGGGAAACGGATCGGCGGCTATATCCGCTCGACGCGGCTGGAGCGGGACGAGAATTTCCTTTCCGGCGCCAGCAACCGCTATGGCTACCGACTGGTCATCGATGCCTCCGTGAAAGCCGAATCCGCCCTCTTCAAGAGACTCGCCTATGATGTGGTTTTCCTATCCCCGCAGCTCAAGCAGCTGGAGCACAAGGGTTCCCGGATGCTGCGGCAGCTGTGGGAGCTCCTGGAGGCGCGCTACGTCCGTGGCGAGAGCATAGACGGCCAGGATTTCCAGCTCCTGCCCGAAGAGACCGTCTCCGAGATCGAGGCCGCAGGGGATGGGACGGCGCGGGCGCGGCTGGTGTGCGATTATCTCGCGGGGATGACCGATGGATATGCGGCAAGAACCTACAAGCGCTTGTTCTCGCCGGACTTCGGTTCCATCAACGATCTCTGA
- a CDS encoding transglutaminase family protein has protein sequence MSRPTDRESGGAKFSVRHRTEFHYSNWITGNANTLHLEPRDFLFQKTLGSVVKVMPPTRLNRSTDLFGNITHAFEIGTQHRRMVVESQIRVINLPLHIPNDGYSGGMGFFRSPGIVERCHSYLHESRWVSLNPEIWKAAVDVTATEDAVFGKAAAIMRWINSEFCYEPGITDAETHLETAFALRKGVCQDFAHIMLGMCRSVGIPARYASGYIFTGGKNELVGAQASHAWCEVYLPETGWIGFDPTNAVLADHRYIKIAVGRDYGDVAPILGRYKGSAECTMEVSVSVERI, from the coding sequence GTGAGCCGACCCACCGACAGGGAATCCGGGGGCGCGAAATTTTCGGTCAGGCACAGGACGGAATTCCACTACAGCAACTGGATCACCGGCAACGCGAACACCCTCCACCTTGAGCCGAGGGATTTCCTTTTCCAGAAAACCCTCGGCTCTGTGGTCAAGGTCATGCCACCCACACGCCTGAACCGCTCCACAGACCTCTTCGGGAACATCACCCACGCCTTCGAGATCGGCACCCAGCACCGGCGCATGGTGGTTGAAAGCCAGATCCGCGTCATCAACCTGCCCCTCCATATCCCCAACGACGGCTACTCCGGAGGCATGGGTTTCTTCAGATCCCCGGGAATCGTCGAGCGCTGCCACTCCTACCTGCATGAAAGCCGCTGGGTTTCCCTCAACCCGGAGATCTGGAAAGCCGCCGTCGATGTCACCGCCACCGAGGATGCCGTTTTCGGAAAAGCCGCCGCCATCATGCGCTGGATTAATTCCGAGTTCTGCTACGAGCCCGGCATCACCGATGCCGAAACCCACCTCGAGACCGCCTTCGCGCTCCGCAAGGGCGTCTGCCAGGACTTCGCCCACATCATGCTGGGCATGTGCCGCAGCGTCGGCATCCCCGCGCGCTACGCATCCGGCTACATCTTCACCGGAGGAAAAAACGAACTCGTCGGCGCCCAGGCATCCCATGCATGGTGCGAGGTCTATCTCCCGGAGACCGGCTGGATCGGCTTCGACCCCACCAACGCAGTCCTCGCGGACCACCGCTACATCAAGATCGCCGTCGGCAGGGACTACGGCGATGTCGCCCCCATCCTAGGCCGCTACAAAGGCTCCGCCGAATGCACGATGGAGGTCTCTGTTTCAGTGGAAAGGATCTGA
- a CDS encoding alpha-E domain-containing protein, with protein sequence MLSRVANTLYWMMRYVERADNLARLIDVNEQLLLDFESLDSERLSGFWQPIILSTGDESAFSELYDEASSDNVISFLTEDTRNPNSIFSCIGFARENARTIRDQISDELWEELNAIYLFTRSDEALQLLRENPPRFYEEVRRSSMTVLGISVSTTARDAVWDFMTLGRYLERADKTTRFLDISTYFPKGAEGMDQSGVGVLHWSAILSSCGAMGAFRATGLEINGRTVMEYLLYSPDFPRSLRYCINKINATLHRISGASHGSFSTEAERETGKMLAGLSFGDPADVLEMGLHQYLDGVQSTLNKIAEEVFKTYVLVPEELPVPEAWEETTGAKETKQPLQQQQRP encoded by the coding sequence ATGCTTTCCCGCGTAGCCAACACCCTTTACTGGATGATGAGATATGTCGAACGCGCCGATAACCTCGCACGGCTCATCGATGTCAACGAACAGCTCCTCCTCGACTTCGAGAGCCTCGACAGCGAGCGCCTGAGCGGCTTCTGGCAGCCCATCATCCTGAGCACCGGCGACGAATCCGCCTTCAGCGAGCTTTATGACGAGGCAAGCAGCGACAACGTCATCAGCTTCCTCACCGAGGACACACGCAACCCGAACAGCATCTTCTCCTGCATAGGCTTCGCCCGCGAGAACGCCCGCACCATCCGAGACCAGATTTCCGACGAGCTGTGGGAGGAGCTCAACGCCATCTACCTCTTCACCCGTTCCGACGAGGCGCTCCAGCTGCTCAGGGAAAACCCGCCCCGCTTCTACGAGGAGGTCCGCCGCTCCTCGATGACCGTGCTGGGCATCTCCGTCTCCACCACCGCCCGCGATGCCGTCTGGGATTTCATGACCCTCGGACGCTACCTCGAACGGGCCGACAAGACCACACGCTTCCTCGACATCTCCACCTATTTCCCGAAAGGCGCGGAGGGCATGGATCAGAGCGGCGTGGGCGTGCTCCACTGGTCCGCCATCCTCAGCTCCTGTGGCGCGATGGGAGCATTCCGCGCCACCGGCCTGGAAATCAACGGACGCACCGTGATGGAATACCTGCTCTATTCCCCGGACTTCCCCCGCTCCCTCCGATACTGCATCAACAAGATCAACGCCACCCTCCACCGCATCTCCGGCGCAAGCCACGGCTCCTTCTCCACCGAGGCCGAGCGCGAAACCGGCAAGATGCTTGCCGGCCTCAGCTTCGGCGATCCGGCGGACGTCCTCGAAATGGGCCTCCACCAATACCTCGATGGGGTCCAGTCAACCCTCAACAAGATCGCCGAGGAGGTTTTCAAGACGTATGTCCTCGTCCCCGAGGAGCTTCCCGTGCCGGAAGCCTGGGAGGAAACCACCGGTGCCAAAGAAACCAAGCAACCCCTGCAACAGCAGCAGAGACCGTGA
- a CDS encoding circularly permuted type 2 ATP-grasp protein → MFKGYASDKFYDEMFAPDGSVRPHCEPLFGKFQQIETDDFLSRKATSELYFMRQGITFNVYHDNQGSERIFPFDPVPRVIPADEWELIEAGLTQRIAALNLFLNDIYHDQEILKDGVIPRFYIEEAKSFRKEFRGVDVPKDIYIQICGSDLIRGADGTYYVLEDNARCPSGASYLLENRNALKRAFPALFDSLGVRPVDSYPRDLLNMLHHISPRREGDPVCVLLTPGCFNSAYFEHCYLARKMGIEIVEGRDLVVKDKFVYMRTTKGLVRVDVIYRRIDDDFIDPVVFRKDSVLGVPGLMNAYMAGNVALANAVGTGIADDKVIYYFVPKMIEYYLGEKPILPNVPTFLPSEEKDMDYVMKNLPELVVKAANESGGYGMLMGPTASKEEIETFRGLIKADPRNYIAQPVISLSQSPTWCDGAMEGRHIDLRPYIINGETVKIVPGGLTRVALKKGSLVVNSSQGGGSKDTWVLK, encoded by the coding sequence ATGTTCAAAGGCTACGCCTCCGATAAGTTCTACGACGAAATGTTCGCCCCTGACGGCAGCGTCAGGCCGCACTGCGAGCCCCTGTTCGGCAAATTCCAGCAGATTGAGACCGACGATTTCCTCTCCCGGAAAGCGACCAGCGAGCTGTATTTCATGCGCCAGGGCATCACCTTCAACGTCTATCACGACAACCAGGGATCCGAGCGCATCTTCCCCTTTGATCCCGTCCCGCGCGTCATCCCCGCCGACGAGTGGGAGCTCATCGAGGCCGGCCTCACCCAGCGAATCGCCGCGCTCAACCTTTTCCTCAACGACATCTACCACGACCAGGAAATCCTCAAGGACGGGGTCATCCCGCGCTTCTACATCGAGGAGGCGAAAAGCTTCCGCAAGGAATTCCGCGGCGTCGATGTGCCGAAGGACATCTACATCCAGATCTGCGGCAGCGATCTCATCCGCGGCGCGGACGGCACCTACTATGTCCTCGAGGACAACGCCCGCTGCCCCTCCGGAGCCTCCTACCTCCTGGAAAACCGCAACGCACTCAAGCGTGCCTTCCCCGCACTTTTCGACTCCCTCGGCGTCCGCCCGGTCGATTCCTACCCGCGCGACCTGCTCAACATGCTCCACCACATCTCGCCCCGCCGCGAGGGCGATCCGGTCTGCGTGCTGCTCACCCCCGGCTGCTTCAACAGCGCCTATTTCGAGCACTGCTACCTCGCCAGGAAAATGGGCATCGAGATCGTCGAGGGCCGCGACCTCGTGGTGAAGGACAAGTTCGTCTACATGCGCACGACGAAAGGCCTCGTCCGCGTCGATGTCATCTACCGCCGCATCGACGACGACTTCATCGATCCCGTCGTCTTCCGCAAGGACTCCGTGCTCGGCGTCCCCGGCCTTATGAACGCCTACATGGCCGGCAACGTCGCCCTCGCCAACGCCGTCGGAACCGGCATCGCCGATGACAAGGTGATCTACTATTTCGTCCCCAAGATGATCGAATACTACCTCGGCGAGAAACCCATCCTGCCGAACGTCCCCACCTTCCTGCCCTCCGAGGAAAAGGACATGGATTACGTCATGAAAAACCTTCCCGAGCTGGTGGTGAAAGCCGCCAACGAATCCGGCGGCTACGGCATGCTCATGGGGCCGACCGCCTCCAAGGAGGAGATCGAGACATTCCGCGGACTCATCAAGGCCGATCCGCGCAACTACATCGCCCAGCCCGTCATCTCCCTCTCCCAGTCTCCCACCTGGTGCGATGGCGCCATGGAGGGCCGCCACATCGACCTACGCCCCTACATCATCAACGGCGAGACCGTGAAAATCGTCCCCGGCGGCCTTACCCGCGTCGCCCTCAAGAAAGGCTCACTCGTTGTCAACTCCTCCCAGGGAGGCGGCTCCAAGGACACCTGGGTGCTCAAATAA
- a CDS encoding TPM domain-containing protein, producing MKIFSLIAALMAVFAGALAAQMLSDADIPPRPSSGLSDNGGVLGKDPAARQRIIEIIRDLEARHGYRLFVILERVLISTSPNDLASQLQQEWLPDGGGLVIVFESDTRRLGFGRGLDASEGLVENKAGVPAYELVANISQVLQDAEPEKDPELYVEKLVSGIGENLQGYFARKEAPVDGSRSLKLALITIGALSLLALCGMGLGWLMGRSEKRRFQKRVFPSVAVPERLAAPYGGGGGGHGSFGTGGR from the coding sequence GTGAAAATCTTTTCCCTGATAGCTGCGCTCATGGCGGTGTTTGCCGGTGCGCTTGCGGCGCAAATGCTTTCCGATGCAGACATCCCTCCCCGGCCATCCTCCGGATTGTCCGACAATGGCGGGGTGCTTGGGAAAGATCCCGCAGCCCGCCAGCGCATCATCGAGATCATCCGCGATCTGGAAGCGCGCCATGGCTACCGCCTCTTCGTGATCCTGGAGCGCGTCCTGATCTCCACATCGCCCAACGACCTCGCTTCGCAGCTCCAGCAGGAATGGCTGCCCGACGGCGGCGGGCTGGTCATCGTCTTCGAGTCCGATACCCGCAGGCTCGGCTTCGGGCGCGGTCTGGATGCCAGTGAAGGACTGGTCGAAAACAAGGCGGGAGTCCCCGCCTACGAACTGGTCGCGAACATCTCGCAGGTGCTCCAGGATGCCGAGCCGGAAAAGGACCCCGAGCTCTATGTGGAGAAGCTCGTCTCCGGGATAGGTGAGAACCTCCAGGGATATTTCGCGCGCAAGGAAGCACCCGTCGATGGCAGCCGCTCGCTCAAGCTGGCGCTCATCACCATCGGTGCGCTCTCACTGCTGGCGCTATGCGGCATGGGGCTCGGGTGGCTCATGGGAAGATCCGAAAAAAGGAGATTCCAGAAACGGGTTTTCCCATCCGTGGCGGTGCCCGAAAGGCTCGCCGCACCCTATGGCGGGGGCGGGGGGGGGCACGGCAGCTTCGGCACCGGCGGTCGATAA
- the ruvC gene encoding crossover junction endodeoxyribonuclease RuvC: protein MRVLAIDPAVRNTGYAILEGDPRKPSVLGYDVISIPQSIPQSAALSAIRTHLVHLIAKHQPDEVAVEGIIYVQSHRTAISMGAARAAALIAAADHGLPVYEYAPRKIKMAVVGKGTADKSQVAFMVRALLGLSETPPPDAADALAIALAHLQASDPIRAKLLDRRLV, encoded by the coding sequence ATGCGCGTCCTCGCCATAGACCCCGCCGTCCGCAACACCGGATACGCCATCCTGGAGGGCGATCCGCGCAAACCGTCCGTACTCGGCTACGATGTGATCTCCATCCCGCAGTCCATCCCGCAATCCGCCGCGCTTTCCGCGATCCGCACCCACCTCGTGCACCTAATCGCCAAGCACCAGCCCGACGAGGTGGCGGTGGAGGGAATCATCTACGTACAGTCCCACCGCACGGCGATCTCGATGGGTGCGGCCCGCGCCGCCGCGTTGATCGCCGCCGCCGACCATGGCCTGCCCGTGTACGAATACGCCCCGCGGAAAATCAAGATGGCCGTCGTCGGGAAAGGCACGGCGGACAAATCGCAGGTCGCGTTCATGGTCAGAGCCCTGTTAGGGCTTTCGGAAACCCCTCCACCGGATGCCGCGGATGCACTCGCCATAGCCCTCGCCCACCTTCAGGCATCCGATCCGATCCGCGCGAAGCTGCTCGACCGCAGGCTGGTCTGA
- a CDS encoding sulfatase-like hydrolase/transferase: MTRSFFLLACLLLGAIPAFIGSAKADSPHSKPNIIFVVADDMGFMDTGYSGNPIVKTPHLDRMAAEGLRFDYFYSAAGTCSPGRMAILTGRTPLRARMVTTVGAMQEGEVTVAAALQTAGYETGHFGKWGLGRDGTHPLKVGFDEAVWSKNYFDLGAAFFVGDSDKQDEAPIKTTGDTSVAIIEIALDFIGKRAERGQPFFAQICFGSPHAPHQAAEEFKKLYPDLPEAEQNLWGEISGLDAAVGKLRGELKRLGIAENTLLWFVSDNGGISDTSGIEKKGRIGARTIGLIDWPRKIPRPMRSDVPVCHIDMYPTVLDVAGVSMGHQPVIDGVSIVPLFDGRMESRPKPLGFASGRYAGKSEPPSCEILNSAWIDGRHILRLDAPSKRRREESVTLYDIVDDPGQEKDIAGGHPQEVGKMLKELKAWQEGVKASFAGKDYLR, from the coding sequence ATGACCCGTTCATTCTTTTTGCTGGCCTGCCTCCTCCTCGGTGCCATTCCGGCTTTCATCGGCTCCGCCAAAGCTGATAGCCCTCATTCCAAGCCGAACATCATTTTCGTGGTCGCCGACGACATGGGCTTCATGGACACGGGCTACAGCGGCAACCCCATCGTCAAAACCCCTCACCTCGACCGCATGGCGGCGGAGGGATTGCGGTTCGATTACTTCTATTCGGCCGCCGGAACCTGCTCTCCGGGGCGCATGGCGATCCTGACAGGACGCACCCCGCTGCGCGCACGCATGGTCACGACAGTGGGCGCGATGCAGGAGGGGGAGGTCACGGTGGCAGCCGCGCTCCAGACCGCCGGCTACGAGACCGGCCACTTCGGCAAATGGGGTCTGGGCCGTGACGGCACCCACCCTCTGAAGGTCGGATTCGATGAGGCCGTATGGAGCAAAAACTACTTCGACCTTGGTGCTGCATTCTTCGTGGGCGACAGCGACAAGCAGGATGAGGCACCGATCAAGACCACCGGCGACACGTCGGTGGCCATCATTGAGATCGCGCTCGATTTCATCGGGAAACGCGCGGAACGCGGCCAGCCCTTCTTCGCCCAAATCTGCTTCGGTTCGCCGCACGCCCCTCACCAAGCCGCTGAGGAATTCAAGAAGCTCTATCCCGATCTCCCCGAAGCGGAACAGAACCTGTGGGGCGAGATCTCGGGGCTCGACGCCGCCGTCGGCAAGCTGCGCGGAGAACTGAAGCGGCTCGGCATCGCCGAGAATACCCTGCTCTGGTTCGTCAGCGACAATGGCGGGATCTCAGACACTTCCGGCATTGAGAAAAAGGGACGCATCGGCGCGCGCACCATCGGACTGATTGATTGGCCACGGAAAATCCCCAGGCCCATGCGCTCGGATGTGCCGGTCTGCCATATCGACATGTATCCCACCGTGCTGGACGTCGCCGGCGTCAGCATGGGGCACCAGCCGGTGATCGACGGTGTGAGCATCGTCCCGCTGTTCGATGGCAGGATGGAGAGCCGCCCCAAACCGCTGGGCTTCGCCTCTGGCCGCTACGCTGGCAAGAGCGAGCCCCCCTCATGTGAGATCCTGAATTCGGCATGGATCGACGGTCGCCACATCCTGCGGCTCGACGCACCCAGCAAGCGGCGCAGGGAGGAATCCGTGACGCTCTACGACATAGTGGATGACCCCGGCCAGGAAAAGGACATCGCGGGCGGGCATCCGCAGGAAGTGGGGAAAATGCTCAAGGAGCTCAAGGCCTGGCAAGAGGGCGTCAAGGCGAGCTTCGCGGGAAAGGACTACCTGCGGTGA
- a CDS encoding sulfatase-like hydrolase/transferase — translation MTRLFHITSICFFIGALTATAEDGPGKPNIILIMSDDMGYSDIGCYGGEIETPTLDRLAANGLRFTRFYNTGRCCPTRASLLTGLYAHQAGIGEMTNDGGQRGYRGDLSRNAVTIAEALKPAGYRSYMAGKWHVTKQLKPEGDKSNWPLQRGFDRFYGTIIGAGSFFDPWTLTRGNDAITPENDEEYQPKEYYYTDAISDHASRYVREHSKDHAGKPFFMYVSYTAAHWPMHALEKDIAKYKGRYDAGYEAIREARYEKMKALGVIGDWKLSPADASWKAVDESERAWELRCMEVYAAMVDSMDQGIGRIVESLQATGQLDNTLILYLQDNGGCAEANGRKTPKRPLPDDIVPMGKDELQTMMVPQRSRDGRPVRTGPGEMPGPADTYIAYGRNWASVSNTPFREYKSSNHEGGIATPLIAHWPKGIAARNELRHEPGHLVDLMATCIELSGQEYPARFADHDILPMEGRSLAGGFAADRTEERVLLFEHFGKAAIRKGPWKLVRAGETRPWELYAIEDDRSELNDLSKTHPEKVRELADLWEKEAERTFIYPKPAGKKKR, via the coding sequence ATGACACGCCTTTTCCATATCACATCCATCTGTTTCTTCATCGGGGCTCTCACGGCCACCGCCGAAGACGGACCCGGCAAGCCGAACATCATCCTCATCATGTCCGATGACATGGGATACTCGGACATAGGCTGCTACGGCGGTGAAATCGAGACTCCAACGCTCGACCGCCTAGCGGCGAACGGCCTGCGCTTCACCCGCTTCTACAACACCGGCCGCTGTTGCCCGACCCGCGCCTCTCTCCTGACCGGGCTATACGCCCACCAGGCGGGCATCGGCGAGATGACCAACGACGGAGGCCAGCGCGGATACCGGGGCGACCTGTCGCGCAACGCGGTCACCATCGCCGAGGCGCTCAAGCCCGCCGGCTACCGCAGTTACATGGCGGGCAAATGGCACGTGACCAAGCAGCTCAAGCCTGAGGGCGACAAGAGCAACTGGCCTTTGCAGCGCGGCTTCGACCGCTTCTACGGCACCATCATCGGTGCCGGTAGTTTCTTCGATCCCTGGACGCTCACACGCGGCAACGACGCGATCACTCCCGAAAACGACGAGGAATACCAGCCGAAGGAATACTACTACACCGATGCGATCAGCGACCACGCTTCCCGTTACGTCCGCGAGCATTCCAAGGATCATGCGGGAAAACCCTTCTTCATGTATGTCTCCTACACCGCCGCACACTGGCCGATGCATGCCCTCGAAAAGGACATCGCCAAATACAAGGGCCGCTATGACGCCGGATACGAGGCGATCCGCGAGGCACGTTACGAAAAGATGAAGGCGCTCGGAGTCATCGGCGACTGGAAGCTGAGCCCCGCGGACGCTTCGTGGAAAGCGGTGGATGAGTCCGAACGGGCGTGGGAGCTGCGCTGCATGGAGGTTTATGCGGCCATGGTCGACTCGATGGATCAGGGCATCGGCCGCATCGTCGAATCCCTTCAAGCCACCGGCCAGCTCGACAACACGCTGATCCTGTATCTTCAGGATAACGGGGGTTGCGCCGAGGCCAACGGTCGCAAGACCCCGAAGCGCCCGCTGCCGGACGACATCGTCCCGATGGGGAAAGACGAGCTCCAGACCATGATGGTCCCCCAGAGATCCCGCGACGGTCGCCCGGTGCGCACCGGTCCGGGGGAAATGCCCGGCCCAGCCGACACCTACATCGCCTACGGCCGCAACTGGGCCAGCGTCTCCAACACCCCGTTCCGCGAATACAAGAGCAGCAACCACGAGGGCGGCATCGCCACCCCGCTCATCGCCCATTGGCCCAAGGGCATCGCCGCCCGCAACGAACTGCGCCACGAGCCGGGTCACCTGGTCGATCTCATGGCCACCTGTATCGAGCTCTCCGGTCAGGAGTATCCCGCACGCTTCGCCGATCACGACATCCTGCCGATGGAGGGCCGCAGCCTGGCAGGCGGTTTCGCCGCCGACCGCACGGAGGAGCGGGTTTTGCTCTTCGAGCACTTCGGCAAGGCCGCGATCCGCAAGGGGCCGTGGAAACTGGTGCGCGCAGGGGAAACTCGGCCGTGGGAACTTTACGCAATCGAGGACGACCGCTCCGAACTCAACGATCTCAGCAAAACCCACCCGGAGAAAGTGCGCGAGCTGGCCGATCTCTGGGAAAAGGAGGCCGAGCGGACCTTCATCTATCCGAAGCCCGCCGGAAAAAAGAAACGTTGA